The window CCACTTGTTTTTTCTAACTGTTCTTGATTTAATGTGACTTCATTGCTAGGGTAAGGCATTCTAACTGGAATTATATTATTATTCAAACTGGCTGAAACCGTCTTTAGCTCTGGATAGCCCGTTCTTTTCCATTCTATCCAACCTTCATAGCCATTAATGATATTGGCTAACCATTTTTGTTCAATTATTTGTTGTAATGGATCATTTCCATTTTCACCAAAAGCGGTATTTCCAGTAGTGAAAATATCATTTGGTAAATTGGTGTGCCAATATTCATAAGCTTGTGAAACTGCGGTTTCATATAATGCTTTAGCATCTGCACTGATGTAGTCTTTATAAGCTGCCTCGGCTAATAAAAAATGGGTTTCCCAGCTGGTCATGAAATTAGCATCCAACTGACTTGTATTCGTTCTGAATATACTACCACTTAAAGAATAATCTGCAACTGAAATGGATATTTGAGAAGCATCTGGTCCGTTTCTTAAACCATTGAATTCGCCTGAATTTACTGCAGGCCTAAATAGTATTTCAGCTCTTGGGTCTTCATATTTCTCTAAAATCTCTTGCATGGTTTCAGACATGATGAAAAGATTATAGTCACCTTCTCTTAAGGTAGCCATTCTGAAATTATTAGGTCTTCCATCAGTGAAATCGAAAGTTGCATTCATAGAGTAATCACTAATAAAATTTCCTTCTGTAAAAATCCTTTGTAGGTCCTCACTAATATTTACCCGATCTGAAATTCTCATGAATGCTTTAATTCGAAGTGAATTGGCAAATTGAATCCATGCATTTAAATTACCCTCAAATAAAATATCTCCTCCTAAAGTAAGATTGCCATCATAGTTTTTGATGGACTGAATTCCCCTCTCCAGATTATCAAGAATTCCATTTTCTCCTAAATAGATTTCTTGTTGGTCATCGAACTTTGGTGTTACATTTCCTTCTTGACCATTTAAGGCTTCAGAATAAGGGACATTTCCAAATATGTCGGTTAATGCAGCTGTCATATAGGCTTTCATGATCAAGGCGGGGCCTTCATAAACTTTAAATGTCTCTGAATTTTGTGCTATTCGAATTATTTCTTCATTGTCCAACAGATTTTGGTAAATGATTGGCCATGGGTTTCCACCTAGTTGTGGATTTTTAAGACCATGTCTATCAAATAAATTGAAATCAATCGCAGTCATGTATTGCCCCAATAAATTCCCTGCAACAAAACCCTCATATGACATTTGTTCTCCGTAGTCATATATAACTTGGCGCAATAATAATTCTGGTTGAATATTAACAGGAGCATTTGGATTAGTATTGATTTCCTGAAAATCATCAGTACAAGCACCTATTAAAAGAAAAAATGGGAAAAAGATATATAGTTTAATATTTTTCATCTTGCCTTTGATTAAAAGTTAAGGGATATTTTAACGCCATAGCTTCTGCTGCTGGCATACGACATGTCTTCCACGCCACTAACAAAATTGTTGCCTTGAATGGCTAATTGTTCTGGATCGAAGTGTGGAATTTCACTCCAAGCCCATAAATTTCTTCCTACTAAGGAAAGGCTTAATTGAGCTTCAGAGGATTTGAATTGAGGGAAATCATATCCTATTGAGAGTTGTCTTAGCTTTAAATAACTAGCATTATAAGTATTATTCTCCTCATGATTTCTATCATAATACTGTCGGTAATAACTTTCTGGACTAATGGCTGTGGTATTAGGTTCATACACAGGATTCTCTTCAGTCCCAACATTTACAACTCCTTCAGCGACAATATCTTGATCTCGGTTTACGGCTTCAATCAATTGACCTCCAACTCCACCTAAAGCTAAAGTTCTAGAAACTAAAGTTCCGCCTTGCCTCCAGTCTAAAAGAAAACTGCTATTAAAATTTTTGTAATTAAAGTCATTGGAAATGGCTAATATAAAATCAGGATTATAATTCCCTAGCTTTTGAAGTGTATTGTCAGCGATGAAATTTCCATTTTCATCTAAAATAAATTGACCATCGTCTGTTTTTAAATAACCCGTTCCATACATATCACCTAATCTGCCACCTTCTTCAACCTGATACCAAACGGTTTGATTATCACTATCATATATTCTAGAATAGGCGAGTGTTAAACGGTCTACCTGATCAGGTAATTCTTCAACAATTGAAACGTTTCTACTGAAATTGAAGATTGTATTCCAATTGAAATCAGTGCTTCTGTAGGCTTGTAATCCTGCTATGATTTCTATTCCTTGACTTCTTACTTTACTTCCGTTTACAATTTGCTGATTATAACCAGAGCTTACCGGTACCGGTAAGGCTATGATTTGATTTTCGGTTAAGGTATTGTAATATGTGAAATCAAACCTCAATTTATCTTGCCAGAAGCGGATATCAGTTCCGAATTCTAAAGAAGTATTTCTTTCAGGTAATAGATTTGAATTCGGGATTGTACTCTGACTACTAAATGCAGGTTGTCCCATGTAGGGAGTTGTTGAATTGTAAATCCCTGCTGTTTGGTATGGGTTTGTATCATTACCTACTTGAGCCCAGCTTCCTCTCAGCTGTAAAAATGAAATTAAATTTGGCAAATCATACAAATAAGAAGGTATGAAGCTTGTGGATATAGAGGGATAGAAAAATGAAGTGTTTTCAACTGATTCTGGTGTTGCCAATGCGCTTGACCAATCATTTCTAGCTGTAATTTCAGTAAACAAATAATTTGACCAACTTAATTTTGCTACTCCAAAAACACTGTTGATTCTTTTTTGAGCTTCAAAATCATCAATTTCTACTGGTATTGCAGAATTCGATAATTTAAAAATACCCGCTTGTGCTAATGATAAAGCTTGAGCTTGCTGTGTAATGGCTAATTGATCAAGTCGATTAGTTCCTATTGAAAAATCAAGTCCCAATAATCCGAAATTGTCATTGTAATTTATAATTGCATCAGTATTTATTTCTCTGTAAAAAACATCATGCTCAGCATATGCTCCATTTTTAAAGCGATTGGTACTAAATGCCCTTTTAAATTTTCTTAATTCATCGGAATAATCCATACCACTTCTTAGCATCAAGCTCAGCTTAGAGTTGAATTGATATTGAGCTGAAATATTTCCAAATATCCTATCTCTATTAAAGGAGTTAGTGTTTTCATACAAGGTGAAAAAAGGATTGTCAAAATAAGTGTAATTAAAGGAATACTGCTGAATGTCCTCTAGGCCAGGTTGCCAATAATCTCTTAAAGCATTTACATCCAAAGATCGAGGTCCCCATGCAACAATTGAGTAGTTTACATTTTCTGAACCATATCCATTTGAGGGTCTATTATCACTAGATGAGTTACTGTATTGAATATGGCTATTGACTTTCAGTTTATCTGTAGGATTAAATCCTACATTAGCCCTTAGGGTTTTACGGTCTAAGTTCACTCCAGGAATAATAGATTGATCTCTTAAGTCTGTAAAGGAGAGTCTGTAATTTCCATTTTCTATGTTGTTGCTGATCGCAATATTTTGAATGGAAGTGTAACCCGTCTGATAAAAATCTTTCAGATTGTCAGGATAAGCAATCATTTCAGTAGGAGTAATAGGCGCTCCACCGTGTACGGCCACATCTCCACCTCTGACCACTTGCCCATTTGGTAGAGTCACGGGGCTATCAAATTGAGGAGTGATATATCCATTATTTAATTTTGGTCCCCAACTGTATGAGATTACATCATTTACTCCGCCACCTAGGCCATCTCCGAATGCGAATTCTCCAGAATTACCCTGTCCATATTCATTTTGAAATTGAGGCAGCTGAAAAGCTTCTTTCAAAAAGAAGCTACTGTTAAGGCTAAGGCCAAGTCCAGCACTGTTCTTTCCAGATTTTGTAGTAATGATAATCACACCATTCGAAGCTCTTGTTCCATACAAGGCTGCAGCCGCTGGTCCTTTCAATACATTAACACTTTCAATATCATCAGGATTAATATCCATGGCTCCATTACCGAAATCAATTTCTTGAAATCCTTCAGCTAAATCAGTTGAATTATTAACAATGGTATTATTGTTAATAGGAGTGCCATCTACAATGAAAAGTGGATTGTTATTCGTGAAGGATGCTTCTCCTCTTATGTTAATTTTTGAAGTGGATCCTACCCCAGTTACTCCGCTACTTACGGTTACACCAGCAATTCTCCCTGCAAGATTATCCGTGAAATTTGGGGTGTTTACATTTGATACTTGCTTGTTATCTAATTTCTGGACTGGATATCCCAGATTTTTAGTCTGCCGTTCAAAACCTAGTGCAGTTACTACCACCTCAGATAGTTCTAAAGCATTTTCTTTTAAGTAAATAGTTAGGTCCTCATTGTAATTATTGATATTAATTTCCTTTTGCTCATAGCCTATGAAACTGAATACAATCGTTTTGGTGTCATTCTTTATTGCTAATGAGAATGAGCCATCCAGACTTGAGGTAGTCCCTTGATTACTGTTTTTTAAATAAATATTTACTCCAGGGATTGGTTCTTTTGTATTTTGATCAAAAACGCTACCGCTTACTATTTTTTCTTGAGCAAACAAGGAAGTGTACAGGCAGCATAATATCGCTACCAATAAGATTCTTTTCATTTTAGTTTTGGTTTAAAATGAGAAAATGATTCTCATATTTATTAATAAGTTTTTTAGAGCTGAAATTAAGCTAATTGAGGAGGAGCTCTAAAACCAAATGAGAGAATAGAAATAGATCTTAAGAGATCTATTTTTAAGGGAAGATAAATTTGTTTAAATACCTTTAGAATTATAGAAATCAGTTTATGGAACTGAGTTAATGTAATGTCAAATTTAGGTAGAAATTCAAATAAATCCTCTAATTGGTCTATATCAGTTAAAGGATTTAGCCATTCTATATCTGAATCTACTTTTTTCCAGCTTTGTTGTAAGTCTTCTGTTTGCCAAGCTAAGTTTAAGAACTCTGCTTCACAAAAATTACTTTTATTGATGCCAATTAAATAAACGCCTCCATCATGAGATGGGCCTAAAATTGTTTTTTCAGAAGTCTCAAGTATAGACTTTGCTTTATGAATATGTCTGTAATTTAGGCCCGGACTATCAATTCCGATAATGATTAGATTATCATATCCTTTTTCAAAAGAGGATTTAATTGCATGAGTAATTCTAGCTCCAAAATTTTCGCCTTTCTGCTTTTTGCTATCAAAATTTAAAACAGGGAGATTTATTCTTTGAGCAGTTTGATGAGTCTGGTCTTTTAAATACTGAATCAATTTTACTGCCTTAGTTGCACTCTTCTTAGAAAGAAAGCCTTTTGCCTGGGCCTCTTCATGCGCACTTCTGTTCAATAATAGTATGGCAGTTTTTTTCGTCATCATATAAATTTGTTCTCTATGAACGATATAGAATCCAAACTGGATTTTAGAACTTATATTTATTCAGCATTCAAACTAATTTAGTGGAAACAGATGAATTGATTTGTCATCTAACAGTCATTATTGGAATTAGTTAGCCTTCAATGCCAGATAGTGATTAATAATTATGATATTAGTCATTAAAATTGAATTATGATATTGATTTAAATGAAAATAATAGGCATCTGCTAAATCAGAAATGCCGTAAGTAAACATTCAATCAGTTTAAACAAATTAGTACTCAAAAATATTATTAAGATTATGAGCAATAAGAATTATTACAATTCAGATGATTTAAGAAAATTTGGAAATATAAGTGAGTTTTCGCCCGAATTAGGAAAGAAGTTCTTCGATTATTATGGTGAAGTATTTAAAGAAGGTGAACTTACGGAAAGAGAAAAAGCGTTGATTGCATTAGCAGTTTCTCATGCAGTGCAGTGTCCTTATTGTATTGATGCTTATACCTCTGGTTCACTAGAAAAAGGGGCTACGGAAGGCCAAATGATGGAAGCAGTTCATGTAGCTTCTGCAATCCGTGGTGGAGCATCCCTCGTACATGGAGTACAAATGATGAATAAAACCAAAGAACTTTTAATGTAATTTTATGACTTTAGCTACCCTTAAGAGAAGACAACACTTATTATCCTATGCTAAGAAACAACTTGATTTCTTAAATCAACCGAAAGAAAATGGTGAATACTTCACTTCTTTTGAAAGCAAGTTGAATGAAACAGGCCTTGACCCTTTAAAGCCTACTAAGATTGACATCTTTCAGGTAAATGTGGGTTATATGTGTAATCTTACCTGTGGGCATTGTCATGTTGATGCTGGACCTGATAGGAAAGAAATCATGACAAGAGAAACTATGCAGCAATGCATAGATGCTATTAAAGATACAGACATCTCCACAGTTGATTTAACTGGAGGTGCCCCAGAAATGAATCCTGAT is drawn from Marivirga arenosa and contains these coding sequences:
- a CDS encoding TIGR04282 family arsenosugar biosynthesis glycosyltransferase, yielding MMTKKTAILLLNRSAHEEAQAKGFLSKKSATKAVKLIQYLKDQTHQTAQRINLPVLNFDSKKQKGENFGARITHAIKSSFEKGYDNLIIIGIDSPGLNYRHIHKAKSILETSEKTILGPSHDGGVYLIGINKSNFCEAEFLNLAWQTEDLQQSWKKVDSDIEWLNPLTDIDQLEDLFEFLPKFDITLTQFHKLISIILKVFKQIYLPLKIDLLRSISILSFGFRAPPQLA
- a CDS encoding SusD/RagB family nutrient-binding outer membrane lipoprotein, with translation MKNIKLYIFFPFFLLIGACTDDFQEINTNPNAPVNIQPELLLRQVIYDYGEQMSYEGFVAGNLLGQYMTAIDFNLFDRHGLKNPQLGGNPWPIIYQNLLDNEEIIRIAQNSETFKVYEGPALIMKAYMTAALTDIFGNVPYSEALNGQEGNVTPKFDDQQEIYLGENGILDNLERGIQSIKNYDGNLTLGGDILFEGNLNAWIQFANSLRIKAFMRISDRVNISEDLQRIFTEGNFISDYSMNATFDFTDGRPNNFRMATLREGDYNLFIMSETMQEILEKYEDPRAEILFRPAVNSGEFNGLRNGPDASQISISVADYSLSGSIFRTNTSQLDANFMTSWETHFLLAEAAYKDYISADAKALYETAVSQAYEYWHTNLPNDIFTTGNTAFGENGNDPLQQIIEQKWLANIINGYEGWIEWKRTGYPELKTVSASLNNNIIPVRMPYPSNEVTLNQEQLEKTSGNPSNDINQRTWWDID
- a CDS encoding SusC/RagA family TonB-linked outer membrane protein, coding for MKRILLVAILCCLYTSLFAQEKIVSGSVFDQNTKEPIPGVNIYLKNSNQGTTSSLDGSFSLAIKNDTKTIVFSFIGYEQKEININNYNEDLTIYLKENALELSEVVVTALGFERQTKNLGYPVQKLDNKQVSNVNTPNFTDNLAGRIAGVTVSSGVTGVGSTSKINIRGEASFTNNNPLFIVDGTPINNNTIVNNSTDLAEGFQEIDFGNGAMDINPDDIESVNVLKGPAAAALYGTRASNGVIIITTKSGKNSAGLGLSLNSSFFLKEAFQLPQFQNEYGQGNSGEFAFGDGLGGGVNDVISYSWGPKLNNGYITPQFDSPVTLPNGQVVRGGDVAVHGGAPITPTEMIAYPDNLKDFYQTGYTSIQNIAISNNIENGNYRLSFTDLRDQSIIPGVNLDRKTLRANVGFNPTDKLKVNSHIQYSNSSSDNRPSNGYGSENVNYSIVAWGPRSLDVNALRDYWQPGLEDIQQYSFNYTYFDNPFFTLYENTNSFNRDRIFGNISAQYQFNSKLSLMLRSGMDYSDELRKFKRAFSTNRFKNGAYAEHDVFYREINTDAIINYNDNFGLLGLDFSIGTNRLDQLAITQQAQALSLAQAGIFKLSNSAIPVEIDDFEAQKRINSVFGVAKLSWSNYLFTEITARNDWSSALATPESVENTSFFYPSISTSFIPSYLYDLPNLISFLQLRGSWAQVGNDTNPYQTAGIYNSTTPYMGQPAFSSQSTIPNSNLLPERNTSLEFGTDIRFWQDKLRFDFTYYNTLTENQIIALPVPVSSGYNQQIVNGSKVRSQGIEIIAGLQAYRSTDFNWNTIFNFSRNVSIVEELPDQVDRLTLAYSRIYDSDNQTVWYQVEEGGRLGDMYGTGYLKTDDGQFILDENGNFIADNTLQKLGNYNPDFILAISNDFNYKNFNSSFLLDWRQGGTLVSRTLALGGVGGQLIEAVNRDQDIVAEGVVNVGTEENPVYEPNTTAISPESYYRQYYDRNHEENNTYNASYLKLRQLSIGYDFPQFKSSEAQLSLSLVGRNLWAWSEIPHFDPEQLAIQGNNFVSGVEDMSYASSRSYGVKISLNF
- a CDS encoding arsenosugar biosynthesis-associated peroxidase-like protein; translation: MSNKNYYNSDDLRKFGNISEFSPELGKKFFDYYGEVFKEGELTEREKALIALAVSHAVQCPYCIDAYTSGSLEKGATEGQMMEAVHVASAIRGGASLVHGVQMMNKTKELLM